From the Pseudomonas putida genome, one window contains:
- a CDS encoding acyl-CoA dehydrogenase family protein: MNFTLPDELLELQARTRTFIAEQVIPFENDPRQDAHGPSDALRRDLQARAQEAGLLTPHASREMGGLGLSHAAKAIVFEEAGYSPLGPVALNIHAPDEGNIHLMDVVATEAQKDRWLRPLVQGHVRSCFAMTEPAPGSGSDPSMLRTTATRDGDDYLINGRKWLITGADGAGFAIIMARMEDGSATMFLTDMQRDGIIHERQLDTLDSCFTGGHGQLRFDNLRVPASDVLGEIGKGFRYAQVRLAPARLTHCMRWLGAARRAHDIACDYARTRDAFGKPLGEHQGVGFMLADNMMDLHVVRLAVWHCAWVLDQGQRANVDSSMAKVISAEALWRVVDRCVQVLGGRGVTGETVVERIFRDIRPFRIYDGPSEVHRMSLAKKLLDQRPGAH; encoded by the coding sequence ATGAACTTCACCCTCCCAGACGAACTGCTCGAACTGCAGGCCAGAACCCGCACTTTCATTGCCGAGCAGGTCATCCCGTTCGAAAACGACCCACGCCAGGATGCCCACGGCCCCAGTGACGCCCTGCGCCGGGACCTGCAAGCCCGCGCCCAGGAAGCGGGCCTGCTGACGCCCCATGCCAGCCGTGAAATGGGTGGGCTGGGCCTGAGCCATGCGGCCAAGGCCATCGTCTTCGAAGAGGCCGGTTACTCGCCCCTGGGCCCGGTGGCGCTGAATATCCATGCCCCGGACGAAGGCAATATCCACCTGATGGACGTGGTGGCCACCGAAGCGCAGAAGGACCGCTGGCTGCGGCCTTTGGTCCAGGGGCACGTGCGTTCGTGCTTCGCCATGACCGAACCGGCACCGGGCTCGGGGTCTGATCCATCGATGCTGCGTACTACCGCCACCCGCGATGGCGACGACTACCTGATCAACGGCCGCAAGTGGTTGATCACCGGGGCCGACGGCGCCGGGTTCGCGATCATCATGGCGCGCATGGAGGATGGCTCGGCGACCATGTTCCTCACCGACATGCAGCGCGACGGGATCATCCACGAACGTCAGCTGGATACGCTAGACAGCTGCTTCACCGGTGGCCACGGGCAACTGCGCTTCGACAACCTGCGGGTACCGGCCAGCGATGTGCTGGGCGAGATCGGCAAGGGCTTCCGCTATGCCCAGGTGCGCCTGGCACCGGCGCGCCTGACCCACTGCATGCGCTGGCTCGGCGCTGCGCGACGAGCCCATGACATCGCCTGTGACTACGCACGCACCCGCGATGCGTTCGGCAAGCCGCTGGGCGAGCATCAGGGCGTAGGCTTCATGCTGGCCGACAACATGATGGACCTGCATGTGGTGCGCCTGGCGGTCTGGCACTGCGCTTGGGTGCTCGACCAAGGCCAGCGCGCCAATGTTGATTCGAGCATGGCCAAGGTGATCAGCGCCGAGGCGCTGTGGCGGGTGGTCGATCGCTGCGTACAGGTGCTGGGCGGGCGGGGCGTGACCGGGGAGACCGTGGTGGAGCGGATCTTCCGCGACATCCGCCCATTCCGCATCTATGACGGCCCGAGCGAAGTACACCGAATGAGCCTGGCGAAGAAACTCCTCGACCAGCGCCCGGGAGCCCACTGA
- a CDS encoding DUF72 domain-containing protein, whose product MIHLGCAGWSVSRQYADEFLQPGSHLQRYAARLAAVEINSSFYRPHLPATYARWACSVPQHFRFAVKLPRTITHELRLEGCEVALDVFLGQCQPLGDRLGCLLLQLPPSLAHDPSRDRRFFEFLRQRHAGPVAVEPRHASWQAAQSMLVDFRIAQVAASPSRFEADAQPAGWPGLAYWRLHGEPRIYHSAYSQQYLQQLAERLQRSRAAGTATWCIFDNTASGAALGDALALERYLR is encoded by the coding sequence ATGATCCACCTTGGGTGCGCGGGCTGGAGCGTGTCTCGCCAGTACGCCGATGAGTTCCTGCAGCCAGGCAGCCACTTGCAGCGCTACGCCGCGCGGCTTGCTGCCGTGGAGATCAACAGCTCGTTCTACCGTCCGCACCTGCCTGCGACCTATGCCCGTTGGGCATGCTCGGTACCGCAGCATTTCCGCTTTGCCGTCAAGCTGCCCAGGACCATCACCCACGAGCTGCGCCTGGAGGGCTGTGAGGTTGCGCTAGATGTGTTTCTTGGCCAATGCCAGCCATTGGGTGATCGCCTGGGCTGTCTGCTCCTGCAGCTGCCTCCATCGCTCGCCCATGATCCCAGTCGCGACCGGCGTTTCTTTGAATTCCTGCGTCAACGTCATGCCGGGCCGGTGGCGGTCGAGCCCAGGCACGCCAGTTGGCAAGCGGCGCAGTCGATGCTGGTCGACTTCCGTATTGCCCAGGTGGCGGCGAGCCCTTCACGCTTCGAGGCTGATGCGCAACCCGCTGGCTGGCCTGGATTGGCCTACTGGCGCCTGCACGGCGAGCCGCGGATCTACCACAGTGCGTATTCGCAACAGTACCTGCAACAGTTGGCTGAGCGGCTGCAGCGCAGCCGCGCTGCAGGTACGGCAACCTGGTGCATCTTCGACAACACCGCCTCCGGTGCGGCACTGGGTGATGCGCTGGCGCTCGAGCGATATCTGCGCTGA
- a CDS encoding diaminobutyrate--2-oxoglutarate transaminase: MNNIETFERLESNVRMYCRDLPLVFDTAQGSKIRGEDGREYLDFFAGAGALNYGHNDPRMRDALIAYLSANGVTHALDLHTTTKRQFLESIERDLFQPRGWDYKVQFTGPTGADAVEAALKLARKATGRTKVVSFYGAYHGMTAGALAVTGNRSRRGPGLSNDVVFVPYEDSPYGEFDSMGFLERLANDQGSGSEMPAAVIVESVQIQAGVYPASNLWLQRLRQWTRDHGVVLICDEIQAGCGRTGDFFGFERSGIVPDVITCAKSIGGFGLPMAIVLIRAGLDVWEPGDHIGTFRGNQLAFLTAQIALGYWRDEQFLKVLADNSAAMTRAVAGFAEIPGVASARSRGMIAGIDFGRGNVALAKDAQQRVLQAGVLVDRCGPNGEIIKLMPPVNTPTDQLEEGLKAFGESVAAALGQ, from the coding sequence TGGCCGCGAGTACCTGGACTTCTTCGCCGGCGCCGGCGCCCTGAACTATGGCCACAACGACCCGCGCATGCGCGATGCGTTGATCGCCTACCTGTCGGCCAACGGCGTGACCCATGCCCTCGACCTGCACACCACCACCAAGCGCCAGTTCCTGGAGTCGATCGAGCGTGACCTGTTCCAGCCACGCGGCTGGGACTACAAGGTGCAGTTCACAGGCCCGACCGGCGCCGACGCCGTCGAGGCAGCATTGAAGCTGGCACGCAAGGCAACCGGGCGCACCAAAGTCGTCTCCTTCTACGGGGCTTACCACGGCATGACGGCCGGCGCGCTGGCGGTCACCGGCAACCGTAGCCGCCGGGGCCCCGGGCTGTCCAACGACGTGGTGTTCGTGCCGTACGAAGACAGCCCTTATGGTGAGTTCGACAGCATGGGCTTCCTCGAGCGCCTCGCCAACGACCAGGGCAGCGGATCGGAAATGCCAGCCGCCGTGATCGTGGAGTCGGTGCAGATCCAGGCCGGTGTCTACCCGGCCTCCAACCTGTGGTTGCAGCGTTTGCGCCAATGGACCCGCGATCACGGGGTGGTGCTCATCTGCGACGAGATCCAGGCTGGCTGTGGCCGCACGGGCGACTTCTTCGGTTTCGAGCGCTCCGGGATCGTGCCGGACGTGATCACCTGCGCGAAATCCATCGGCGGCTTTGGCCTGCCGATGGCGATCGTATTGATCCGCGCCGGGCTGGATGTGTGGGAACCAGGCGATCACATCGGCACCTTCCGCGGCAACCAGCTGGCCTTCCTGACCGCACAGATCGCGCTCGGCTATTGGCGCGACGAGCAGTTCCTGAAGGTCCTGGCTGACAACAGCGCAGCCATGACACGTGCCGTTGCCGGCTTCGCCGAGATCCCGGGCGTCGCCTCCGCCCGCTCGCGCGGCATGATCGCCGGCATCGATTTCGGCCGAGGCAATGTGGCCTTGGCCAAGGATGCCCAGCAACGCGTGCTGCAAGCGGGCGTGCTGGTCGACCGCTGCGGCCCGAACGGCGAAATCATCAAGCTGATGCCACCGGTGAACACCCCGACCGACCAGCTCGAAGAAGGCCTGAAAGCATTCGGCGAGTCGGTCGCGGCAGCGCTTGGCCAATAA
- a CDS encoding acyl-CoA synthetase yields the protein MIHPTFEHELAPNEANHVPLSPLSFLKRAALVYPQRDAVVYGERRYSYQLLHQRSRALASALERVGVQPGERVAILAPNIPEMLEAHYGVPGAGAVLVCINIRLEARSIAFILRHCAAKVLICDREFGGVVHQALAMLDTPPLLVGIDDDAAEPGELAADLDYETFLAQGDPARSLSAPQNEWQSIAINYTSGTTGDPKGVVLHHRGAYLNACAGALIFQLGPRSVYLWTLPMFHCNGWSHTWAVTLSGGTHVCLRKVQPEAIHTAIAVHGVTHLSAAPVVMSMLIHAEHAGAPRGPVSVITGGAAPPSAVIAAMEARGFSITHAYGMTESYGPSTLCLWQPGVDELPLEARARFMSRQGVAHPMLEEATVLDTDTGHPVPADGLTLGELVVRGNTVMKGYLHNPEATRAALANGWLHTGDLAVLHPDGYVEIKDRAKDIIISGGENISSLEIEEVLYQHPEVVEAAVVARPDSRWGETPHAFVTLRADALASGDDLIRWCREHLAHFKAPRHVSLVVLPKTATGKIQKFVLREWARQQEAAVDSLDD from the coding sequence ATGATTCACCCAACCTTCGAGCATGAGCTTGCCCCTAACGAAGCCAACCATGTGCCCCTTTCACCCTTGTCGTTCCTCAAACGCGCCGCCCTGGTGTACCCGCAGCGTGATGCCGTGGTCTATGGCGAGCGGCGCTACAGCTACCAGTTGCTGCACCAGCGCAGCCGCGCCCTGGCCAGTGCGCTGGAGCGGGTCGGCGTGCAGCCGGGCGAGCGGGTGGCGATACTCGCGCCGAACATCCCTGAAATGCTCGAGGCGCACTATGGCGTGCCCGGTGCGGGCGCCGTGCTGGTGTGCATCAATATCCGCCTGGAGGCGCGAAGCATCGCCTTCATCCTGCGTCATTGCGCAGCCAAGGTACTGATCTGTGATCGCGAGTTCGGCGGGGTCGTCCATCAGGCACTGGCCATGCTCGATACACCGCCGTTGCTGGTGGGCATCGACGATGACGCGGCCGAGCCGGGCGAGCTGGCCGCCGACCTGGACTATGAGACGTTCCTGGCCCAAGGCGACCCGGCCAGGTCGCTGAGCGCGCCGCAGAACGAGTGGCAGTCGATCGCCATCAACTACACCTCGGGTACCACGGGTGACCCCAAGGGTGTGGTGCTGCATCACCGCGGCGCCTACCTCAACGCCTGCGCCGGGGCGCTGATCTTCCAGCTGGGGCCGCGCAGCGTCTACCTGTGGACCTTGCCGATGTTCCACTGCAACGGCTGGAGCCACACCTGGGCGGTGACCCTGTCCGGTGGCACCCATGTGTGCCTGCGCAAGGTTCAACCCGAAGCGATCCACACCGCGATCGCCGTGCATGGCGTGACCCATTTGAGCGCAGCGCCGGTGGTGATGTCGATGTTGATCCATGCCGAGCACGCCGGCGCGCCGCGCGGGCCGGTGTCGGTGATCACCGGCGGCGCCGCGCCACCCAGCGCGGTGATCGCCGCAATGGAGGCACGCGGCTTCAGCATTACCCACGCCTATGGCATGACCGAAAGCTACGGCCCAAGCACCCTGTGCCTGTGGCAGCCGGGTGTCGACGAGTTGCCGCTGGAGGCCCGCGCCCGGTTCATGAGCCGCCAGGGCGTTGCCCACCCGATGCTTGAAGAGGCCACGGTGCTGGATACCGACACCGGCCACCCGGTCCCGGCCGACGGCCTTACCCTTGGCGAGCTGGTGGTGCGGGGCAACACGGTGATGAAAGGGTACTTGCACAACCCAGAGGCTACCCGTGCCGCGTTGGCCAACGGCTGGCTGCACACGGGCGACCTGGCTGTGCTGCACCCGGACGGCTATGTGGAAATCAAGGACCGAGCCAAGGACATCATCATTTCCGGCGGCGAGAACATCAGTTCGCTGGAGATAGAAGAAGTGCTCTACCAGCATCCCGAGGTGGTCGAGGCTGCGGTGGTGGCGCGCCCCGATTCGCGCTGGGGCGAGACACCTCACGCTTTCGTCACGCTGCGCGCTGATGCACTGGCCAGCGGGGACGACCTGATCCGCTGGTGCCGTGAGCACCTGGCACATTTCAAGGCGCCGCGTCACGTATCGCTGGTGGTGTTGCCAAAGACCGCCACGGGCAAGATCCAGAAATTCGTCCTGCGCGAGTGGGCACGGCAACAGGAGGCGGCAGTCGATAGCTTGGACGATTGA
- a CDS encoding cytochrome d ubiquinol oxidase subunit II — protein sequence MVITIFPLIVPPDLTLFDAASSRASQTFMLVGFALLIPVTLFYNTFGFRTFSGKIHSPS from the coding sequence ATGGTCATTACGATTTTCCCACTGATCGTCCCTCCCGACCTCACCCTATTCGACGCTGCATCCAGCAGGGCAAGCCAAACGTTCATGCTGGTTGGTTTTGCACTGCTGATTCCGGTGACCTTGTTCTACAACACCTTTGGCTTTCGTACATTCAGCGGGAAAATTCATTCGCCATCATAA
- a CDS encoding SDR family NAD(P)-dependent oxidoreductase encodes MQPTVARLFALDGRRALVTGASSGLGRHFATTLAAAGADVVVTARRLAPLQSLVESIELAGGRARALALDVTCRDDVCRVLDAAGPLDVLVNNAGVSDSQPLLACDDQSWDRVLDTNLKGAWTVAQECARRMVAAGQGGSLINVTSILASRVAGAVGPYLAAKAGLAHLTRAMALELARHGIRVNALAPGYVMTELNDAFLAGEAGEKLRSRIPSRRFSQPQDLDGALLLLASDAGRAMSGTEIVVDGGHLCSSL; translated from the coding sequence ATGCAGCCGACTGTTGCCCGACTGTTCGCCCTTGATGGGCGCCGCGCCTTGGTGACCGGCGCCTCCAGCGGCCTTGGCCGACATTTCGCCACTACCCTGGCGGCGGCCGGTGCCGATGTGGTGGTGACGGCCAGGCGCCTGGCGCCGCTGCAGAGCCTGGTCGAGTCTATAGAGCTGGCCGGTGGTCGTGCGCGGGCCCTGGCCCTGGATGTGACCTGCCGCGACGATGTGTGCCGGGTGCTCGACGCCGCCGGCCCGCTGGATGTGCTGGTCAACAACGCCGGGGTGAGCGACAGCCAGCCGCTGCTGGCCTGTGACGACCAGAGCTGGGACCGGGTGCTCGACACCAACCTCAAGGGCGCCTGGACCGTGGCCCAGGAGTGCGCCCGGCGGATGGTCGCCGCGGGGCAGGGCGGCAGCCTGATCAATGTCACCTCGATCCTTGCCAGCCGCGTGGCCGGCGCCGTCGGCCCTTATCTCGCGGCCAAGGCCGGGCTTGCCCACCTGACCCGCGCCATGGCTCTGGAACTGGCGCGCCATGGCATCCGGGTGAACGCCCTGGCGCCGGGCTACGTGATGACCGAGCTCAACGATGCGTTCCTGGCCGGCGAGGCCGGGGAGAAGCTGCGCTCGCGTATCCCCAGCCGGCGCTTCAGCCAGCCGCAGGACCTGGACGGCGCCTTGCTGTTGCTGGCCAGCGATGCAGGGCGGGCCATGAGCGGCACCGAGATCGTGGTCGATGGCGGGCATCTGTGCAGCAGCCTGTGA
- a CDS encoding aspartate aminotransferase family protein, with translation MNLHSATVQNDLASLIHPNTNLAQHREVGPLVITRGDGIRVFDEQGNAYLEAMSGLWSVALGFSEQRLVDAATEQFKQLPYYHSFSHKTNAPAAALAAKLAELAPGDLNHVFFTNSGSEANDSVVKMVWYLNNALGRPAKKKFISRQQAYHGATVAAASLTGIPSMHRDFDLPAIPVHHLTCPNFYRFARPGESQEAFTVRLANELERYILAEGPETIAAFIGEPVIAAGGVIPPPTGYWAAIQAVCKRYDILVVLDEIITGFGRLGTMFGAELYGIQPDIMVLSKQLTSSYQPLAAVLLSDAIHDVLLSQSQRLGAFAHGLTCTGHPVATAVALENIRIIEERDLIGHVQRLTPVFQRRLREFDDHPLVGNARGVGLVGGIELVADKATRQPFARPGTLGGYVFKQAHKHGLIIRAIYDTIAFCPPLITTEDDVDAIFNAFAKTMDDAAGWAQSQNLL, from the coding sequence ATGAACCTTCACTCTGCAACCGTTCAGAATGATCTGGCTTCACTCATTCATCCCAACACCAACCTGGCCCAGCACCGGGAAGTCGGGCCGCTGGTGATCACCCGTGGCGACGGCATACGGGTATTCGATGAGCAGGGCAATGCCTACCTCGAAGCCATGTCTGGGCTGTGGAGCGTTGCCTTGGGTTTCAGCGAGCAGCGCCTGGTCGACGCTGCCACCGAGCAGTTCAAGCAACTGCCCTACTACCACAGCTTCAGCCACAAGACCAATGCGCCCGCAGCAGCGCTCGCCGCCAAGCTGGCCGAGCTCGCGCCGGGCGATCTGAACCATGTGTTCTTCACCAACTCAGGTTCCGAGGCCAATGATTCGGTGGTGAAAATGGTGTGGTACTTGAACAACGCACTGGGCCGGCCCGCCAAAAAGAAATTCATCTCTCGACAACAGGCCTATCACGGCGCCACCGTCGCCGCAGCAAGCCTGACCGGCATCCCATCGATGCACCGTGACTTCGATCTGCCGGCCATCCCGGTTCATCACCTGACCTGCCCGAACTTCTACCGATTTGCTCGGCCAGGAGAATCACAAGAGGCCTTTACGGTTCGTCTGGCGAACGAACTGGAACGCTACATCCTTGCCGAAGGGCCGGAAACCATCGCCGCCTTCATCGGCGAGCCGGTGATCGCGGCAGGCGGCGTGATCCCTCCTCCCACAGGCTACTGGGCGGCGATCCAAGCGGTCTGCAAACGCTACGACATCCTCGTGGTACTCGACGAAATCATCACCGGTTTTGGCAGGCTTGGCACGATGTTCGGCGCTGAGTTGTACGGCATCCAGCCCGATATCATGGTGCTCTCCAAGCAGCTCACCTCGTCCTATCAACCCCTGGCGGCTGTACTGTTGTCCGATGCGATCCATGACGTCCTGCTCAGCCAGAGCCAGCGCCTGGGGGCCTTTGCCCATGGCCTGACCTGCACGGGCCATCCGGTCGCCACTGCGGTGGCCCTGGAAAACATCCGCATCATCGAAGAGCGCGACCTGATTGGCCATGTCCAGCGCCTGACTCCGGTGTTCCAGCGCAGGCTGCGCGAATTCGACGATCACCCATTGGTGGGCAATGCCCGCGGCGTCGGGCTGGTGGGCGGTATCGAGCTGGTCGCCGACAAGGCCACCCGCCAACCGTTCGCCCGGCCAGGGACGTTGGGCGGCTACGTGTTCAAACAGGCTCACAAGCACGGGCTGATCATTCGCGCCATCTACGACACGATCGCCTTCTGCCCGCCACTGATTACGACAGAGGACGATGTGGATGCCATTTTCAACGCTTTCGCCAAGACGATGGACGACGCGGCCGGCTGGGCCCAGTCACAAAACCTTCTCTAA
- a CDS encoding amino acid permease: protein MRVFVILLASMALALCLAAALAPKPGVVKQAVAHTAQPVGSIGDIFRGH from the coding sequence ATGCGTGTTTTTGTCATTCTGCTGGCAAGCATGGCGCTCGCCCTGTGCCTGGCGGCGGCCCTTGCGCCCAAGCCCGGGGTAGTTAAGCAAGCGGTCGCGCACACGGCGCAACCGGTCGGGAGCATCGGCGATATCTTCCGCGGCCACTAG
- the prpR gene encoding propionate catabolism operon regulatory protein PrpR, with amino-acid sequence MHSPTSQVVVLISHLQRPRQRSRLAHMVAALATDYPDTHIEVLDTSVSEALQVARELELRGEADVFICAGATAAYLRKHLARPVLTMRVGGDDLLRALGQAREHASQVALLSYNRIDQGLQAMAALFTVQVHQAAYTSLEEARQEVEQAARLGCGSIIGSSTVVELAEQAGLHGVLSLSEDTVRKALEEALGILDSQRIEIAKRRHLNAVLQHIPTGVAAVDNQGVVQSLNPALAHLLDLPLGAALGRPLQQLCPELDLEQAFAEGGEENRVIRLGSHAVVSNLLPILENGQRTGLVLTCQDTTAVQRADQRIRSTRRPGAFTARYRLEQLDGNSRANREMLQLARRFAASQSTILITGESGTGKELLAQGIHNESPRRQGPFVAINCAAFPESLLESELFGYEEGAFSGSRKGGKPGLFEVAHRGTLFLDEIGDMPVSLQTRLLRVLQEREVLRLGGTEPIAIDVRIIAATHQDLSAAIQDGDFRTDLYYRLNILRLQTTPLRERPEDIALICRGISQRLLVQGQPPGAAKVPSALLPYLARYGWPGNVRELENVIERAMLSACELLGEHGVDEQYLARVLPELCESVAPTSRARPSRESDLHSIGKAAQLRHVQETLDNCRGNLDEAARQLGISRTTLWRRLRSVQ; translated from the coding sequence ATGCACTCCCCCACGTCCCAGGTCGTCGTGCTGATCAGCCACCTGCAGCGCCCCCGGCAACGCAGCCGCCTCGCCCATATGGTGGCCGCGCTCGCCACGGATTACCCCGACACCCATATCGAAGTGCTCGACACTTCGGTGTCCGAGGCACTGCAAGTCGCCCGCGAACTGGAGTTGCGCGGCGAAGCCGACGTGTTCATCTGCGCCGGGGCCACTGCCGCCTACCTGCGCAAGCATCTGGCGCGCCCGGTACTGACGATGCGCGTGGGCGGCGATGACCTGCTGCGGGCATTGGGGCAGGCGCGCGAGCATGCCTCGCAGGTGGCCTTGCTCAGCTACAACCGCATCGACCAAGGCCTTCAGGCCATGGCCGCGCTGTTCACGGTGCAGGTTCACCAGGCCGCCTACACCTCCCTGGAAGAAGCTCGCCAAGAGGTCGAACAGGCCGCGCGGCTGGGATGTGGCAGCATCATCGGTTCCTCGACGGTGGTGGAGCTGGCGGAACAGGCAGGCCTGCACGGCGTGCTGTCACTGAGCGAGGACACGGTGCGCAAGGCGCTCGAAGAGGCCTTGGGTATTCTCGACAGCCAACGTATCGAGATCGCCAAGCGCCGGCACTTGAACGCCGTGCTGCAACACATCCCCACCGGCGTGGCGGCAGTCGACAACCAGGGCGTGGTGCAGTCGCTGAATCCGGCCCTGGCCCATCTGCTGGATTTGCCCCTTGGCGCGGCGCTGGGCCGTCCGTTGCAGCAGCTGTGCCCGGAACTGGACCTGGAGCAGGCGTTTGCGGAGGGTGGCGAAGAAAACCGGGTGATCCGGCTCGGCTCACATGCAGTGGTCAGCAACCTGCTGCCGATCCTGGAGAACGGCCAGCGCACCGGCCTGGTCCTGACCTGCCAGGACACCACCGCTGTGCAGCGCGCGGACCAACGCATCCGCTCCACCCGCCGCCCCGGCGCCTTTACCGCCCGATACCGCCTCGAGCAGCTCGACGGCAACAGCCGGGCCAATCGCGAGATGCTGCAGCTGGCCAGGCGTTTCGCCGCCAGCCAGTCAACCATCCTGATCACCGGCGAAAGCGGTACCGGCAAAGAGCTGCTGGCCCAGGGCATCCATAACGAGAGCCCGCGCCGGCAAGGCCCCTTCGTCGCCATCAACTGCGCGGCTTTCCCGGAGTCGCTGCTGGAAAGCGAACTGTTCGGCTATGAGGAAGGCGCCTTCAGCGGCTCGCGCAAGGGCGGCAAGCCCGGCCTGTTCGAAGTGGCTCACCGTGGCACGCTGTTCCTCGACGAGATCGGTGACATGCCCGTGTCACTGCAGACGCGCCTGTTGCGGGTACTGCAGGAGCGCGAGGTCCTGCGCCTGGGCGGCACCGAGCCGATCGCGATCGATGTACGCATCATCGCCGCCACCCATCAGGACCTAAGTGCTGCGATACAAGATGGCGATTTTCGTACCGACCTGTATTACCGGCTCAACATCCTGCGCCTACAGACCACGCCCTTGCGCGAGCGCCCCGAGGATATTGCCCTGATCTGTAGAGGCATCAGCCAGCGCCTGCTGGTCCAGGGTCAGCCGCCCGGCGCGGCGAAGGTGCCAAGCGCCCTGCTGCCTTATTTGGCACGTTATGGGTGGCCAGGCAATGTGCGTGAGCTGGAGAACGTGATCGAGCGGGCGATGCTCTCGGCCTGCGAGCTGCTGGGGGAGCACGGCGTGGACGAACAGTATCTGGCGCGGGTGCTGCCCGAGCTGTGCGAAAGTGTCGCGCCAACCAGCCGTGCCAGGCCCTCCCGGGAGTCGGACCTGCACAGCATAGGCAAGGCCGCCCAGCTGCGGCATGTGCAGGAAACCCTGGATAACTGCCGGGGCAATCTCGACGAAGCGGCGCGGCAGTTGGGAATCAGTCGGACCACGTTATGGCGAAGGCTCAGGTCAGTGCAGTGA
- a CDS encoding phosphotransferase family protein encodes MSSSSTTCPAGQTLAVATDEQRLVDFIREQATASRVVIQTRKRLSGGAIQENWLLELLIEGGPWAGARRWVLRSDALSALPASLDRAQEFAVLQVAHQAKVKVPRPLWLCRDVQVHGRVFFLMEYVPGVAAGRLLSAGAGAQGQARLAEQLGANLARLHQIRPPSAALDFLPVPQRSPALATVDAYRRYLDTLDDAYPALEWGLRWCELHAPRDSRLCLLHRDYRTGNYLASEQGLEAVLDWEFTGWGDPCEDLGWFTAPCWRFTRPDLEAGGIGQLADFLRGYHQVSPLWIEPRQLHYWQVMATLRWAVIALQQGQRHLSGEEPSLELALTARLLPELELDILNMTGADAP; translated from the coding sequence ATGAGCAGTTCCTCTACGACTTGTCCGGCTGGCCAGACGCTCGCGGTCGCGACCGATGAGCAGCGCCTTGTCGACTTCATCCGCGAGCAGGCAACGGCATCACGCGTTGTGATTCAAACCCGCAAGCGCCTGAGCGGCGGTGCCATCCAGGAAAACTGGCTGCTCGAGCTGTTGATCGAGGGCGGCCCCTGGGCCGGTGCCCGGCGCTGGGTGTTGCGCAGCGACGCGCTGTCCGCGCTGCCGGCCAGCCTCGACCGCGCCCAAGAGTTCGCCGTGTTGCAGGTGGCCCACCAGGCCAAGGTGAAAGTGCCGCGCCCGCTCTGGCTGTGTCGCGATGTTCAGGTCCACGGGCGGGTATTCTTCCTGATGGAGTACGTGCCCGGTGTCGCAGCCGGGCGGCTGCTCAGTGCAGGGGCGGGCGCCCAGGGCCAGGCCCGGTTGGCGGAACAGCTCGGTGCCAACCTGGCGCGCCTGCATCAGATCCGCCCGCCCAGTGCGGCGCTGGACTTCCTGCCCGTGCCGCAGCGTTCGCCGGCCCTGGCCACCGTCGATGCCTATCGTCGATACCTCGACACCCTTGACGATGCCTACCCGGCACTGGAGTGGGGCTTGCGCTGGTGCGAGCTGCATGCCCCGCGCGACAGCCGTCTGTGTCTGCTGCACCGCGACTACCGCACGGGCAACTACCTGGCCAGCGAGCAGGGGCTGGAGGCGGTGCTGGACTGGGAATTCACCGGCTGGGGCGACCCTTGCGAGGACCTGGGTTGGTTCACCGCCCCATGCTGGCGCTTCACGCGCCCTGACCTGGAGGCCGGCGGCATCGGCCAGCTGGCGGATTTCCTGCGTGGCTACCACCAGGTATCGCCACTGTGGATCGAGCCCCGCCAACTGCACTACTGGCAGGTCATGGCAACCCTGCGCTGGGCGGTGATCGCGCTGCAGCAGGGGCAGCGCCACCTGTCCGGAGAAGAACCTTCCCTGGAGCTGGCACTGACTGCGCGTCTGCTGCCGGAGCTTGAACTCGACATCCTGAACATGACCGGAGCCGATGCGCCATGA
- a CDS encoding DUF6285 domain-containing protein, with protein MTQPHAHELLEIARQTLLEQVLPALPGELRYPTLMIANAMAIAARENRLDAAVSLKEQMHLAALTDAPAPSLQDARRQLARAIRQGRRDTPHSARTLVETLRQVTLDRLAISNPKAVR; from the coding sequence ATGACCCAGCCGCACGCCCATGAACTTCTCGAAATTGCCCGGCAGACCTTGCTGGAACAGGTCTTGCCGGCGCTACCCGGCGAGCTGCGCTACCCGACGCTGATGATCGCCAACGCCATGGCCATCGCCGCCCGGGAAAACCGCCTGGACGCCGCGGTCAGCCTTAAAGAGCAGATGCACCTGGCTGCGCTGACCGATGCGCCCGCCCCGTCGTTGCAGGACGCCCGACGCCAGCTGGCGCGGGCAATTCGCCAAGGTCGCCGCGACACCCCGCACAGCGCTCGCACCCTGGTCGAGACGCTGCGCCAGGTGACCCTGGACCGGCTGGCGATCAGTAACCCCAAGGCTGTGCGCTGA